The following DNA comes from Erigeron canadensis isolate Cc75 chromosome 3, C_canadensis_v1, whole genome shotgun sequence.
TAATGTTGACCCGGGCTGTCTCTCCGGTGATATAACTTCGGGTACTGAATTCATGAAAGCTTTCGAAGAAGCTGCCACGAATACGACTAGAAGATTTCTTTCGGTTTTTCCAGGTTTGCACAAAGTAAGAAAACTATTAAAATGTGGTTCGGAAATAAAGTTGCAACAATCCATTGAGACTGTTCATAAGTTTGCTGGTGATATTATAAAGTCGAGAATGGATAAGAAGGAAGGAAAACCGGACGAGGATTTGTTATCGCGGTTCATGGGAAATCCCGAATACTCTCCCGAGTTTCTTCGGGATATCGTGATAAGTTTCATATTAGCTGGTCGTGATACGACTTCATCAGCTCTTACATGGTTCTTTTGGCTATTAGCTTCACATCCAGAAGTTGAGTACAAAATACTCGAAGAATTGAAAACAATCCGCCTTAGGTCGGAGAAAAACCATCGAGAATTGTACTCTTTCGATGAGCTTCGCCAGATGCATTATTTGCATTCAGCAATCTCCGAGGGATTACGTTTGTATCCACCCGTCCCGGTGGACACAAAGGATTGTCTAAAAGATGATGTCATGCCAGATGGGACGTTCGTTGGTAAAGGTTGGTATATTACGTATAGCTCCTACGCGATGGGGAGAATGGAGAGTGTTTGGGGGCAGGATCGTCTCGAGTTTAGGCCCGAAAGGTGGTTAGTTGAAGAAGAAGGTGGCCGAGGAAACATGGTGTATAAACCGGAAAACCAATACAAATATCCGGTGTTTCATGGTGGACCAAGGGTTTGTTTAGGTAAAGAAATGGCGTACATTCAAATGAAGTTGATCGCTTCGACGATCATCGAGATGTTTAAGATCGACACAGTGGTGCCGGCCGACGATAAGAATCCACCGGAACATGTAATGTCGTTAACAATTAGGATGAAAGATGGGCTGAAAGTAAGAgttaagaaaagataaaataattaaggtCACTAGTTGTCCTTAGATGATGAGATTAATTGATGTTACATACAATATTACATGTCTAATAAAAGTTTATACCCTGGTTATCATGAATATTTCAATTTGTGATAGTTGATAGAAAAACAACCTTTTGGtagtaattatctttttttatgaAGTGTAATTTTGTTGTTCACGATCCATTTTGAGGTTTATTACTCCTATGATCGAAGAACATAACCCACCCCCTTGTATCTCGTTTTTCATATAAACTTTCACGTGATTGAGTATTGTTgctgtttttactttttaaattgaAGTTAATCATCTAATTGTTTTTACATATATGCGTAGATGCGCATATCTACGTCTCATCCATGAA
Coding sequences within:
- the LOC122594442 gene encoding cytochrome P450 94B3-like, with the translated sequence MDIISLQILFLIFLIFIFLCFYFDLIKSKPLTPFGFSSYPLVGTVPEFVVNRHRFLEWTTEVLARTPTNTAILNRPGKIKGFLTANPANVEHMIKTNLENYPKGARFINLLGDFLGRGIFNAEGESWRAQRKIASHEFNTRSLRNFVMEVAVVELRDRFIPILEKTADMNQVVDLQDLLERFTFDNICKIAFNVDPGCLSGDITSGTEFMKAFEEAATNTTRRFLSVFPGLHKVRKLLKCGSEIKLQQSIETVHKFAGDIIKSRMDKKEGKPDEDLLSRFMGNPEYSPEFLRDIVISFILAGRDTTSSALTWFFWLLASHPEVEYKILEELKTIRLRSEKNHRELYSFDELRQMHYLHSAISEGLRLYPPVPVDTKDCLKDDVMPDGTFVGKGWYITYSSYAMGRMESVWGQDRLEFRPERWLVEEEGGRGNMVYKPENQYKYPVFHGGPRVCLGKEMAYIQMKLIASTIIEMFKIDTVVPADDKNPPEHVMSLTIRMKDGLKVRVKKR